Below is a genomic region from Triticum dicoccoides isolate Atlit2015 ecotype Zavitan chromosome 5A, WEW_v2.0, whole genome shotgun sequence.
AATAAATAAGTGTTAGCAATTCAACACTCAGTTCCAATCTAGGGCTGTTAGAGACATTTCATCACACAACTCATACAACAATCATAGGCTGAAATCTCAGAAAAGAACTAGACGGTGGATTTTATGAGCAGTTGATTTTGTGGGCAGATTACCAAAATCACATTCTGAAGAATCATGGGGGAAAAGAATTGGCCCATACACACCCTCCAAAAGGACGTCCCTTCCCCAAAGGGCAGATGCCAAGCCACAGAAAAGCAGCAGTCCATGGGACTGCAGATCCTCAGCTCCACGCCGGAGCACTCCTCCCAGCACTCTTCCGGCGCGTCCACGGCCACGACCGAGTCGGGTGCCGCCGGCCGGCTGCCGACGCCGCTGGGCCTACCTGTCGCCATCCCCGACGAGGCCGTGACCTCGCGCTCGGCGTCGGCATCGGCGCAGTCGGCGTCGTCGCGGTTCAAGGGCGTGGTGCCGCAGCCCAACGGGCGGTGGGGCGCCCAGATCTACGATCGCCACGCGCGCGTCTGGATCGGCACGTTCCCCGACGAGGACGCCGCGGCGCGCGCCTACGACGTGGCCGCGCTCCGCTACCGCGGCCTCGACGCCGCCACCAACTTCCCGCGCACGGCCGCGTCGACGGAGCTCGCCTTCCTGGCGGCGCACTCCAAGGCCGAGATCGTCGACATGCTCCGCAAGCACACCTACTCCGACGAGCTCCGCCGGGGCCTGCGCCGCGGCCGCGGCATTGGGGGCCGCGCGGAGCCGACGCCGTCGTGGGCGAGGGAGCCGCTCTTCGAGAAGGTCCTGACGCCGAGCGACGTCGGCAAGCTGAACCGCATCGTGTTGCCGAAGCAGCACGCCGAGAAGCACATCCCCCTGAAGCGCGCGCCGGAGACAACGACCGCCGCTGACAAGTGCGTGCTGCTCAACTTCGAGGACGGCGAGGGGAAGGTGTGGCGGTTCAGGTACTCGTACTGGAACAGCAGCCAGAGCTACGTGCTCACCAAGGGCTGGAGCCGGTTCGTCCGGGAGAAgggcctcgtcgccggcgacgtcgtCGTGTTCTCCTGCTCAGAGTACGGACAGGAGAAGCACTTCTTCATCGACTACAAGAAGACCATGACGGCGAGTGGCGGCGCAGCGGCGTCGCCGCCGCCGGTGGTGGAGACAGGCAAAAGAGAAGAAGCCCATGTCGTGAGGCTGTTCGGCGTCGACCTCGCCGGAGAGATGAGGGGGCTAGCGGCGCCGGCGGGGCTGGAGTTGTTCAAGAGGCAATGGCATTAGCGAGTATGTTTGGTTTTGCAGCTGAGAAATCTTTGCTAAACCAGTaggagtactatactactccctccgttcccaaatacttgtctttctaggcatttcaaatgaactcaacatacggatgtatgtagacatattttaaagtgtagattcactcattttgcgccgtatgtagtcatttgttgaaatctctagaaagacaagtatttaggaacggagggagcaaTGTTCATGATCCTAAACATGGTGGGCATTGTGAGCTTAATTACATGAAGAGAAAATTTGAACGGCTTGTTGGTCTTGGATTGCATTACGATACTACGTATTAATTTGATTACTAGGAGTAGTTCATTCACATGGCTAAATGTGCCAATTGCTATCCTCATTTGCATTCATTTTGGGGAAATATTGCGCAGGGTTATCTCTTGCTTGAATGGATCATAAATTTGAGCATTCATCTTGTCTAAATGACTAAATCTCCAAGTAGCTTCAACTTCATCATTCATTCATTCTTACATCAGTTATACGAAAAGGGGTGGAGTGCATAATTTGTAAGAGTTGTCATCATGAAGCATGAATACACAGATTAAAGATTTTCGTTTTTCTCTATTTTCTGGTTGTTTTTTCTATTAATGTTCATGGCCCTACTGTTTTAGATCTTGCTAGCATATACTTTCACGAATAATATGCTCTGCCGGAAACTATAACAAAAGTTAGTAACCTATATATGTTACTTGTATGTACTTATTAAAGAATAGCCTCACTCGTGGTAGTGCAAAAAAAGTATTTTTCATGCACTCAACTTACAAAATTATTTCCTCCGTCCGAGTTTATAAGCCCCCTCGAATTTTGAGTTATACGCCATAAAAAGGCTCAAAATTTTGAGGGGTTCTAACGAGTCATGAGGGggcaggtagtactccctccggtcctttttactttgcacattggatttgccgaaagtcaaactttgctaagtttgaccaaatttatattagaaattattagcatctataatatctaataaatataatatgaaaatatattctaagatgaatctaatgatattggtgttgttatgtgaatgtctataattttttatataaacttgatcaaagttggatgagattgacttcggacaaatctaatatgcagagtaaaaaggaccggagggagtactagtagtattcTTTGTGCTACAAGAAACCATGGTGTTTTCCTTTTCAATTTGAAAAGGAGGGCCTCTTGATTGATGCAAACAACCATTACAGCATTATGCTAATTAAATTACCTTTTTTACACACACTATAAATTGAGAAACTCCCCACTCAATTTCTTTTGAGAAACTAAAGGTGGTGAGCAAAAAATGTTGATTTTGCCACCTGTTCTTTCATTAACGAAACCGCCCTTTCGAGTGCTGATAAAAACGTGTTGCGTTTGAGAGAATGAACAGTTGATTTCGCTGATTAAACATTAAGGTATATATACCTTCGATACAAAGACAGTAATTACATAGGCGGTATGTGGTGGTTGCCTTTTTAATAAAAAATACGGGAAATTTTAAACTTAAAATAGAGCATAAAAAGATACAAACACAATGCACAAGAACTGTTCTGTGTTTCCGGCCAGGAGATGCTCACGGGCCATCTCAATCCTTCATGACTCGGGGCTAAatctcgtgttttgacccttttttgaAACCTATTCAAGATTTGATTCTAATTTAAGAAAAATCAagatttgacccttttgctaccgccagggacTATGGTGGTAAGGTATAACAGTCTATCGCCAAGGTCCCTAGCGGTAGGGTTATATGCCCTACCACCAAAAAAACTCCTAAGTATTGAACACAATGCGTGCTCGTATCTATCGCCAAGCATCTTGCCGGTAGGGTTGTGCAGGCTACCGCCGGCCCGGTTAACAATACCGATGTTTCCTACCGCCAGAGACCATGGCGGTAGGCTGGAGCCAGTCTACCAGCCTACCGCCATGGTCTctagcggtagcaaaagggtcagattatgaaaaaaattcaaactaaGGTTCAGAAAGGAGTCAAAACAGGAATTTGCCAGGACTCGGAAGGCGTGGCTGTGGCTGCTACGGCCGTATTCATGGCTGCCACAGCACAGCCGCTGGGCTCGTCAGCTGCCCCAGTGGGACCCAGTCCTGTACCCGCGTCAGAGATGCAGACGACCGTCTTTGCGGTCAAATAGTCAATTGGCCAATGGTTCCCGTGTCTTCGTGCCCAAGTCTTTCGATCATTTGTCGTAAAAAAGTCTGTCAATCAGTTCATGTCATGTGTCCCGTAGCGATGCACTGTAGCATACTAGGTGCAGATTTTCATGCAACTTTACGCGTCACATTTTCTTCCCGTTGGGATACCATGGCCCGGGAGAATAATCCGGTGATACCAACTCTCCTTTGTTTCCATGCTCCCACTtcagaaggaaaaaaaagagaatttATGTGTTTTAAAAATAGCTAAAAGGATTTATGAACGTTCACAAGACATATATCTATCATCCTTAAAAGTTCCAGATCCAAATTCGAATACACATTTATTTGCAAACAAATGAATACACATTGAGAAAATGAAAAGGTAAAGCCAGATTTGAGCAGTGTCATCTAGGGGTGGATTAATGAGctgctcggctcgttaagctcgttacgaTTAACGAGCAGGAAACCCTGCTCGGCTCGATTCGTTTGAAACTCGTTAAACTCGtgagcgctcgttaacagattcTGATGTGTCACGGTCTGCATGATGAGTGTGTATATGCGTTTTATAAGAAGGAACATGGCGAGTACAAAAGAAAATGCACTAGCTTGTTGTCTCCTATGTAGAGTAGATTGAATAGATGGGATGAAGTGCTACAAAAATTTTGTCACGTGCGATAAAAATATGTGTTGTCTTGTTACTAACGAGTttaacgagctactcgtgaaactcgttagctcaTTCGTTAAGCTCGTAAAGCTTAACAAGCTAAAATCAATGATTGACTCTATTCATTAAGAAGCGAGCCATGAGCTTAACGAGTCGAAAAAAATTCAATTAAACAAAGGCGAAAGCACCTGCCTCGAGATATTGCAGTGTCCCGATTGGCGATCCACGATCAGGCGACAGCACGACGCCCCAGTTCCTGGCTTTCCGACGAGTCGTGTGTTCCTGGGCCCAGAACGAGAATTGAAGGCCCGTGCTTGCCGAAAGTGGATCTTAGCCCAAGGAAGCCTGGTCGCAGGAGGACACTGGAGCGTTGTTCTTTCTCATTTTTAGTGAGTTCTACGTGTGAAATGAACACCATGCATGATATATATGCATATATGAGCATCTAGACTAAATATCTATTGCAGAATGCATTAGGCTAGCTCCGCCCCTCATACATGCCTTCCTAGTTCAGCCCACATGACCCACATATCATGTTTCCCTCTCTTCGAAGGCAAAGTCGAGGGGCTTTTAAGTCATGTAAATTTACCGGTTTAGATGAAGTTCAACATCCATGCATACTTTGGCATCACATCATTTTAAAACTACAGGATGTGCAGTTGCTTTATGTTGACATAATAGTTTCTTATTCTAATGGCGCCCAATCATTTAAACAACTACAGATACATAAATAAAAGGAAATTACACAGCAACACACAAACATTtaggtactctctctctctctgtttctttttactccgcatataaaacTGTCTTAACTCAAATTTTATAAATTTTcatcaaatttatattaaaaaatatcaacatctatacAATACTAAAGATATATAATTTGAAATTTTATTCCATGatgcatctaatgatattgatttggtaTAGTGAATGTTGATAATTTTTTGTATAAAATTggccaaactttacaaagtttgagtcAAGACAAATCTTATATGAGAGTAAAGAAATAGAGGGAGTAGTTTACATACAAATGAGTCACACAGTGCATTACGAAAATATTGAATAAACACATTATGAAAATATATCTAATGGTGGGTATATTGAAATTGATTTGATATTATTTATCTTCATATTTTTTTTTGAACTGTCACCGGGGGAGGGATAACAATCCCTCCACCTGTATTTTTTATTGCCAAATCACCATAAGGAAGGGGGGAGGCCCTCATTTTTACAAACAGCAACGCACACTTAGGGGGGGGGGAGATCTAACAACACAGACTAGATCACCGCACCAACGCACTCACCCAAGCATCAACATGCGAGCGATCACTGGGACGTAACCGCTCCCGCCAGAGAACATCATCCTCGCGACAGCAGCTTAACGCCCGATCTAGAGACGGCACCATAGCTTGAAAGAGCACACCATTCCAATGCTTCCATAGGTGCCAGCAGCAAAGAAGGACAAAGGCGTCAGGAGAGGCCTCTCCGACAGTTGCCCTCACATCGAAGGCGTGGAGCCGACCCACCGAAGTGTTCCTCGCGATTACTGCAACCCCCACGGCGCGCCAGAACGCGCTCGCGAATGGGCAGCCAAACATCAAGTGGTCCGCAGTTTCCAGCTCGGCCAAGCATACGGGGCATCCGCCCCCCGCCCGATCAACAATGGTTTTCCGAAGGAGGACAACCCGGGTGTTAACCCCGTGGTGGATAAGCAACCAGCAGAAGAATTTCACCCGGGACGGCATGCGCGCCCCCCAAATGAAGGCCGCATGCGGCGAGAAACACCCGCCAAAACGCAGCAGGGCGTAAGCGTGGCTCGTGACAAGGGCCCCGTCCGTGGATGCCCACAGAGCGGCAGCGCCCTCTCATCCACGCCCGGCGTCGCTTGGGAAGccgggaggagggcgaggagggccgcGCGCTCCCTAGCGCCAGCCCCGGTGAACCTTGGGACCAGGATGTGGTTGAGCCCGGACTCCCACACTCGAGACACGGTGGCCTCGGGGCACGTGGTATGCGAGTGGAGCCGGAAAGGCGACACTCAGGGGCCGCAAGGCAGCCACCAGTCATGCCAGAAGGAGGTCCTCCGCCCGTCTTTCACACGCACACGAGTcatggctgttggggaacgtagcagaattttaaaattttctacgcatcaccaagatcaatctatggagtcatctagcaacgagggagagaggagtgcatctacatacccttgtagatcatgagtggaagcgttcaaaagaacggggttgatggagtcgtactcgtcgtgatccaaatcactgaagatcctagcgccgaacggacggcacctccacgttcaacacacgtacggagcgaggacgtctcccgcgccttgatccagcaaggaggagggagaggttgaggaagagggctccaacagcagcacgacggcgtggtggtggtgaagctgcagtactccggcagggcttcgccaagctcttacggaggaggagaggtgttggggaggggaggggttgcaccttggatgttgtgtgcaaccctcccctcacccctctatttatacgggaagggggaagggggctggccccctctagatgggatctagagggggggcggcggccaaggggaggggggcttgccccccaagcaagggggcgccctctttagggtttccccccaaccctaggcgcatgggccctaggggggtgtggcgccccagcccacttgggctggttcccttctccatacagcccataaggccctccggaagaggtggcccctcccggtggacccccggaacccctccggtggccccggtacaataccgatatgccccccgaacctttccggcgaccgtatgacaacttcccatatataaatctttacctccggaccattccggaactcctcgtgatgtccggatctcatccgggactccgaacaacattcgctaatcacatacaagtcttcctaacaaccctagcgtcaccgaaccttaagtgtgtagaccctacgggttcgggggacatgcagacatgatcgagacgactctccgatcaataacacacagcgggatctggatacccatgttggctcccacatgctccatgatgatctcatcggatgaaccacgatgtcgaggattcaatcaatccgtatacaattccctttgtcaatcggtacgttacttgcccgagactcgatcgtcggtatcccaataccttgttcagtctcgttaccggtaagtcactttactcgtaccgtaatgcatgatcccgtgatcaaccacttgatcacattgagctcattatgatgatgcattaccgagtgggcccagacatacctctccgtcatacggagtgacaaatcccagtctcgattcatgccaacccaacagacactttcggagatacctgtaatgtgcctttatagtcacccagttacgttgtgacgtttggcacacccaaggcactcctacggtatccgggagttgcacaatctcatggtctaaggaaatgatacttgacattcagaaaagctacaacaaacgaactacacgatctttgagctatgcttaggattgggtcttgtccatcacatcattctcctaatgatgtgatcccgttatcaatgacatccaatgtccatagtcagaaaaccatgactatcctttgatcaacgagctagtcaactagaggctcactagggacgtgttgtggtctatgtattcacacatgtattacgatttccagataacacaattatagcatgaacaatagacaattatcatgaacaaagaaatataataataaccattttattattgcgtctagggcatatttccaacagtctcccacttgcactagagtcaatattctagttacattgtgatgaatcgaacacccatgcagttctggtgttgatcatgtgttgctctagggagaggtttagtcaacggatctgccacattcaggtccgtatgtactttacaaatctctatgtctccattttgaacactttcacgaatggagttgaagcgacgcttgatatgcctggtcttcctgtgaaacctgggccccttggcaagggcaatagctccagtgttgtcacagaagagagtcatcgggcccgacgcattgggtatgactcctaggtcggtaatgaactccttcacccagactgcttcttgtgctgcctccgaggctgccatgtactccgcttcacatgtagatcccgccacaacgctttgcttgcaactgcaccagcttactgccccaccattcaaaatatacacgtatccggtttgtgacttagagtcatccagatctgtgtcgaagctagcatcgacgtaaccctttacgacgagctcttcgtcacctccataaacg
It encodes:
- the LOC119298375 gene encoding AP2/ERF and B3 domain-containing protein Os01g0141000-like, which produces MGEKNWPIHTLQKDVPSPKGRCQATEKQQSMGLQILSSTPEHSSQHSSGASTATTESGAAGRLPTPLGLPVAIPDEAVTSRSASASAQSASSRFKGVVPQPNGRWGAQIYDRHARVWIGTFPDEDAAARAYDVAALRYRGLDAATNFPRTAASTELAFLAAHSKAEIVDMLRKHTYSDELRRGLRRGRGIGGRAEPTPSWAREPLFEKVLTPSDVGKLNRIVLPKQHAEKHIPLKRAPETTTAADKCVLLNFEDGEGKVWRFRYSYWNSSQSYVLTKGWSRFVREKGLVAGDVVVFSCSEYGQEKHFFIDYKKTMTASGGAAASPPPVVETGKREEAHVVRLFGVDLAGEMRGLAAPAGLELFKRQWH